In Megalopta genalis isolate 19385.01 chromosome 14, iyMegGena1_principal, whole genome shotgun sequence, the following are encoded in one genomic region:
- the LOC143260556 gene encoding general odorant-binding protein 72-like yields the protein MLAIIWVAERKKITLEEAKNTAMHLKKPCQKKTNVTEELLDGLQKGEFPRNERLLCFMKCILTSTKTMRHNEVLYDWILRNAHLMLKEKYLPRIEHVVEVCREGSMK from the exons ATGCTTGCGATCATTTGGGTAGCCGAAAGG AAAAAAATTACCTTAGAAGAGGCCAAGAATACTGCTATGCATCTCAAGAAGCCCTGTCAGAAGAAGACAAATGTAACCGAAG AACTATTGGACGGACTACAGAAAGGCGAGTTCCCGAGGAACGAGAGATTGCTGTGTTTCATGAAGTGCATACTAACCTCGACGAAGACC ATGAGACACAACGAGGTGctgtacgattggatccttagAAATGCTCATCTAATGTTAAAAGAGAAATATCTTCCGCGAATCGAACACGTAGTCGAGGTTTGTCGAGAAGGAAGTATGAAATAG